The Terriglobia bacterium nucleotide sequence GCCGTGCAGGACCCGCTCCACCCCGGCCTCGATCGGTCCAACTCGCTGTTTGACCAGCGGCATCGCTTCGTGTTCAGCGGCGTGTATCAGACCGGGCGCGTGTCTGGAAGCAGTTTCTCCAGCAGGCTGCTCAGCGACTGGACGTTTGCGCCCATCATTGATGTTGCTTCCGGGCGGCCTTTCCCGATCCTGAGCGGCAGCGACACCAACCTGGACAGCCGCAGCACCAACGACCGGCCCAACGCCGTTACCGCCAATTATGTGGCGCCTTGCGCCGTGCCGGCGCCGGTGGCGTCGAAGTTTTCTCCTACCGGGTACCTCCAGCCGGCGTGCTTCAATGACGCGAACTTCGGCAACGGCACGTTGGCGCGCAACGCGGGCCGGCGTCCGTACACGCTGTTCAACGATCTGCGGGTCGCCCGCCGCATCCACCTGACGGAACGCATCAACCTCGACGGGATCATGGACCTGTTCAACATCGCCAATAAGTACAACGTGCAGGACGTCAACTACAGTTGGAACCAGGCGGGTCAGCCCACCGCGGCTTACGATCCGCGTCAGTTCCAATTCGCGCTGCGCTTAAGCTGGTGAGAGAAAGCAGGCTCCAGGCTCCAGGCTTCAGGCTCCAGGCTGCAGGCGGCCTGGAGCCTTTTTCCTGGCCGCTGAACTTTCAGGCGGTTCCGACTTTGCGCTTCCCTCTTCTGCATTTACCATTTCACTCTTATGCCGGATCACACGAAGCCATCTCTCGCCGACGCCACGCACTGCGTCCATGCCGGCGAGGAGCGCCACGGAACCAATGCCAGCCTGACCACCGACATTGCACAAACCGCGGTCTTCGTCATGCCCAGCCTCGACGAGCTGCGCCGCTACGCCGAGGGCAAATCGCAAGCGTACATGTATTCGCGCTACGGCAACCCGACCACTACGGTGGCGGAGCAGAAGATCGCCGCGCTGGAAGGCGCTGAAGCGTGCGTCGTCACCGCCAGCGGCATGGCGGCGGAGCTGGCGACACTCATGGCGGTGTGCGAATCCGGCGACGAGATCGTTTCCATGCTCGATCTCTACGGCGGCACGACCAAACTTTTTCAAAACGTTCTGCCGCGCTTCGGAATCCGCACCCACTTCGTCCCGTTTCACGAGTTGAATGATGTCGAGCGCTATTTCTCCGAGCGCACGCGCCTGCTGTTCCTGGAGACGCCGACCAATCCCACGCTGCGTTGCGCCGACATCCGCGCGCTCTCCGAGATCGCGCACCGGCGCCATGCCGTGGTCGCGGTGGACAGCACGTTTGGCACACCCATCCTGCAAAAGCCGCTC carries:
- a CDS encoding aminotransferase class I/II-fold pyridoxal phosphate-dependent enzyme → MPDHTKPSLADATHCVHAGEERHGTNASLTTDIAQTAVFVMPSLDELRRYAEGKSQAYMYSRYGNPTTTVAEQKIAALEGAEACVVTASGMAAELATLMAVCESGDEIVSMLDLYGGTTKLFQNVLPRFGIRTHFVPFHELNDVERYFSERTRLLFLETPTNPTLRCADIRALSEIAHRRHAVVAVDSTFGTPILQKPLDLGADLSLHSATKYLGGHNDLTAGAVAGGRKWLDPIREMVKFTGGCLDPLGSFLLIRGLKTLEIRVERACANARAIAEALRRNQKVERVFYPGFAGDPSYEVARRQMRDFGMMVSFDIKGGGAAAEKFINALRLWYLATSLGGVESTVSYPLLSSHVGLTDKQLELLDVSAATVRLSVGVEHPADLVADLEQALDRA